In Terriglobales bacterium, the genomic window CTCGGCGACCTGCCGCTGATCCTGGGGGATGCGGCGCTGAAAGAGCGCAAGAACCTGATCTCGGGCGCGAACCAAGAGGACTACCACCTGCGCAACGTGACGCCGGGACGCGACTTCTCGGTCAGCAAGTGGCTGGACCTGCGGAACGTGACCGAGGGCGAGGGCTGCCCGAAGTGCGGGACGCCGCTGAAGGTGGCGAAGGCGGTGGAGATCGGACACATCTTCAAGCTGGGGTACAAGTATTCGGAGTCGATGGGAGCGCGGGTGCTCGACAAGGACGGCAAGGAAGTGACGCTGATCATGGGGAGCTACGGGATCGGGATCGAGCGCATCCTGACGTCGGCGATCGAACAGGCGAACGACGCGGACGGGTTCGCGCTGCCGCCGGCCATCGCGCCCTTCGACGTGGTGGTGACGGTGACGAACGCGGCGGACGAGAAGCTGATGGCGGCGGGCCGGCAGGTGGCCGAGGAGCTGGAAAAAGCGGGGTACGACGTGCTGCTGGACGACCGGGACGAGCGTCCGGGGGTGAAGTTCAAGGACGCGGACCTGGTGGGGATCCCGTTCCGGATCAATGTTGGCAAGAAGGTTTCCGAGGGGAAGGTAGAGTTGGTGCGGCGCTCGACACGTGAGACGCAGGATGCTACCATCGCGGCCGTCACCAGCGAATTGTCCCGACTTTTGCCGCGCCCCTGATCGGCCCGGCCGGTTGAGGAGCAGCTGACATGAAGCAACTCAAGGCCCTGCTCGGTGTGGGCGTCGTGCTCGCGGCGTTCTACGTCGCCTTCAAGGTGATGCCGCCGTATTACTTCCAACTGCAATTCCAGGACGCGGTGGAGGAAGAGGCGCGGCAGCAGTCGTATACCACGAAGAGCGAGAGCGAGATCCGCGACATCATCTACCGCAAGGCGGTGGAGAACAACATCCCGGTGGCGGCGGACCAGATCCAGGTGCGGCGGACCGGGTCGGGAGTGGAGATCAGCGTGGACTACGTGGTGCACGTGGACCTGCCGATCTACCCCCTGGACCTCAATTTTCACGCCGGGTCGAAGAACAAGCCGATGTAGTCGTATAGTAGTAGCAGCGACGCGCGGGCCTGGCCCGCGGGAGAATCCTTCAGGAAACCGTGTCCCGCTCTGGCACGTCTGAGTAGTAGCGAGGATCCTCCGCCGTAACTCCGAC contains:
- a CDS encoding YbaK/EbsC family protein, giving the protein KKTIEEVAQFLGVSPKNKIKTLALVATETDAKTGKPRNRNVIVLLRGDHSLNEAKLAGELGTTEVRPMQEEEIQKLFGGPAGYLGPVGLAGFQEGLGTETMKIMLGDLPLILGDAALKERKNLISGANQEDYHLRNVTPGRDFSVSKWLDLRNVTEGEGCPKCGTPLKVAKAVEIGHIFKLGYKYSESMGARVLDKDGKEVTLIMGSYGIGIERILTSAIEQANDADGFALPPAIAPFDVVVTVTNAADEKLMAAGRQVAEELEKAGYDVLLDDRDERPGVKFKDADLVGIPFRINVGKKVSEGKVELVRRSTRETQDATIAAVTSELSRLLPRP
- a CDS encoding DUF4845 domain-containing protein — protein: MKQLKALLGVGVVLAAFYVAFKVMPPYYFQLQFQDAVEEEARQQSYTTKSESEIRDIIYRKAVENNIPVAADQIQVRRTGSGVEISVDYVVHVDLPIYPLDLNFHAGSKNKPM